A window of Brachybacterium fresconis contains these coding sequences:
- a CDS encoding glutaredoxin family protein — MTASDAQDTPHTTWDVARSLIADDHAVVLWKTDCEFSLALLEELRDHPAITWVDVHRDEAANAAVRELNDGNELTPTVLVGERVLRNPGAEELRALLPG; from the coding sequence ATGACTGCTTCGGACGCCCAGGACACCCCGCACACGACATGGGACGTCGCCCGGTCCCTGATCGCCGACGACCACGCCGTCGTGCTGTGGAAGACCGATTGCGAATTTTCCCTCGCGCTGCTCGAGGAGCTGCGGGACCATCCGGCGATCACCTGGGTCGATGTGCACCGGGATGAAGCGGCGAATGCCGCGGTGCGCGAGCTCAACGACGGCAATGAGCTCACCCCGACCGTGCTGGTGGGGGAGCGGGTGCTGCGCAATCCCGGCGCCGAGGAGCTGCGCGCCCTGCTGCCGGGCTGA
- a CDS encoding 2Fe-2S iron-sulfur cluster-binding protein yields MSSIEITVIDREGNRAEGVPWEDDESLMECLVANSYPILATCGGNASCSTCHSFLDRATFEKAGEIQEDEEDVLDTIEDEREPTSRLTCQVEWDEDLAGAEVTIGPM; encoded by the coding sequence ATGAGCAGCATCGAGATCACTGTGATCGACCGCGAGGGCAACCGCGCCGAGGGCGTGCCGTGGGAGGACGACGAATCGCTGATGGAGTGCCTCGTCGCGAACAGCTACCCGATCCTGGCCACCTGCGGCGGCAACGCGTCCTGCTCCACCTGCCACTCCTTCCTCGACCGGGCCACCTTCGAGAAGGCGGGCGAGATCCAGGAGGACGAGGAGGACGTGCTGGACACGATCGAGGACGAGCGGGAGCCCACCTCCCGGCTGACGTGCCAGGTGGAATGGGACGAGGATCTGGCCGGCGCCGAGGTCACCATCGGGCCGATGTAG
- a CDS encoding transcriptional regulator, which yields MPPPYDTAEPATACTVTEAPEVPTAVVTRRDFPMYDMSTLMDGTFSHLVSALEEVGIRPIGPAFALHHRAPVSTADVEVGFPVDTPLTEPITLPSGYDVTASVLPAGRVAWISHVGGYGGLAESWGAFTEDVGESEEQMTYPFWEFYVTPPSPDTNPASLRTDLFSLLEPRGD from the coding sequence ATGCCCCCTCCCTATGACACCGCGGAACCGGCCACCGCCTGCACCGTGACCGAGGCCCCCGAGGTCCCCACCGCGGTGGTGACCCGGCGCGACTTCCCGATGTACGACATGTCGACCCTGATGGACGGGACCTTCTCGCACCTCGTCTCCGCGCTGGAGGAGGTGGGCATCCGCCCGATCGGTCCGGCATTCGCCCTCCATCACCGTGCGCCGGTCTCGACCGCGGACGTCGAGGTGGGCTTCCCCGTGGACACCCCGCTGACCGAGCCGATCACCCTGCCCAGCGGGTACGACGTGACCGCGTCGGTCCTGCCGGCCGGCCGGGTGGCCTGGATCAGCCACGTCGGCGGCTACGGCGGGCTGGCGGAGAGCTGGGGTGCGTTCACCGAGGACGTCGGGGAGTCCGAGGAGCAGATGACCTACCCGTTCTGGGAGTTCTACGTGACCCCGCCGTCCCCGGACACGAATCCCGCGTCGCTGCGCACCGACCTGTTCAGCCTGCTCGAGCCGCGGGGGGACTGA
- a CDS encoding histidine phosphatase family protein yields the protein MTRYLYLARHGDADAFGQLTDTGRSQASLLGRRLAQLPIDVVWHSPLKRAVDSARVISQELPATVLVDEAEELIDHVPYVPPAEELSASWAPLFDGCDAEEAATGHDLAGRLSERFGARSLARRGAEVGARDTHEVLITHAFQIAWLIRDALAAPPARWLGLNSANAALTMIEHREGRDPAIVLVNDMSHLPRELQWTGFPGVRRP from the coding sequence ATGACCAGGTATCTCTATCTCGCGCGGCACGGTGACGCCGACGCGTTCGGGCAGCTCACCGACACCGGTCGGTCGCAGGCCTCCCTGCTGGGGCGCCGCCTCGCCCAGCTGCCCATCGACGTCGTGTGGCACTCGCCCCTGAAGCGCGCGGTCGACAGCGCCCGGGTGATCTCCCAGGAGCTGCCCGCGACGGTGCTCGTGGACGAGGCCGAGGAGCTCATCGACCACGTCCCCTACGTCCCGCCCGCCGAAGAGCTCTCCGCCTCCTGGGCCCCGCTCTTCGACGGCTGCGACGCCGAGGAGGCTGCCACGGGGCACGACCTCGCCGGCCGCCTGAGCGAACGCTTCGGCGCGCGATCCCTTGCCCGGCGCGGCGCGGAGGTCGGCGCCCGCGACACCCATGAGGTGCTGATCACCCACGCGTTCCAGATCGCCTGGCTGATCCGGGACGCCCTCGCGGCGCCCCCGGCGCGCTGGCTCGGATTGAACAGCGCCAATGCCGCGCTGACCATGATCGAGCATCGCGAGGGCCGTGACCCGGCGATCGTCCTGGTCAACGACATGTCCCACCTGCCGCGGGAGCTGCAGTGGACCGGGTTCCCGGGGGTCCGGCGCCCCTGA
- a CDS encoding PEP/pyruvate-binding domain-containing protein has product MLVPLREAAPGSCGAKAATLGALLRAGLPVPDGGVVPFVMQRREGARFPVGAVPGSRGQSAGERPVRDGPRADLRAMVVEDLGALADVPVAVRSSASGEDSVASSAAGRYDTVLGVQGADAIADAIRRCWASLTSARALDPSAPAVPDADAASPSMAVIIQPLVDAEVAGVLFTPSRPDGTTRIEASWGLGAAVVGGEVTPDVYEVASAETVTARIADKRRRIDRVGEHTIAREVPAAQRTAPSLEPEGAVELARLGQEVAALLGGPQDIEWALSGDGYQILQARPITAELPPAAAGPASSGMRGLPDEHGPSDEHGPSGEHGSSGEHGPSGERGPSGERGLRGGSELHGEHGLQGTPGSAGCITGPARIVRGPEDFSRVRAGDVLICPWTDPAWTPLLRLAAGIVTEVGGALSHAAIIAREQRIPAVLGVTGATSMLRDGQSITIDGATGTLDLDPGGSAR; this is encoded by the coding sequence ATGCTCGTTCCTCTGCGGGAGGCCGCCCCGGGCAGCTGCGGGGCGAAGGCTGCGACCCTCGGCGCCCTGCTGCGCGCGGGCCTGCCGGTGCCCGACGGGGGCGTCGTCCCCTTCGTGATGCAGCGGCGCGAGGGCGCGAGGTTCCCGGTCGGCGCGGTCCCGGGCTCGCGGGGGCAGTCGGCCGGAGAGCGGCCGGTGCGCGATGGGCCTCGTGCGGACCTGCGCGCGATGGTGGTCGAGGACCTGGGCGCACTCGCGGACGTCCCGGTCGCCGTGCGCTCCTCCGCGAGCGGGGAGGACTCGGTGGCCTCCTCCGCCGCCGGCCGCTACGACACCGTTCTCGGCGTGCAGGGAGCGGATGCGATCGCCGACGCGATCCGTCGCTGCTGGGCCTCGCTGACCTCCGCCCGGGCCCTGGACCCCTCGGCCCCGGCCGTGCCCGACGCGGACGCCGCGTCCCCGTCGATGGCCGTGATCATCCAGCCCCTGGTCGACGCCGAGGTCGCCGGGGTCCTGTTCACGCCGTCCCGACCCGACGGCACCACGCGGATCGAGGCGTCCTGGGGGCTGGGAGCTGCCGTCGTCGGCGGCGAGGTCACCCCCGACGTCTACGAGGTCGCCTCCGCGGAGACGGTGACCGCCCGGATCGCCGACAAGCGACGCCGCATCGACCGCGTCGGGGAGCACACCATCGCGCGCGAGGTCCCCGCCGCCCAGCGGACGGCGCCCTCTCTGGAGCCGGAGGGCGCGGTCGAGCTCGCGCGGCTGGGTCAGGAGGTCGCCGCCCTTCTCGGCGGCCCCCAGGACATCGAATGGGCTCTGTCGGGCGACGGATACCAGATCCTCCAGGCCCGTCCGATCACCGCGGAGCTGCCTCCGGCGGCGGCAGGCCCTGCGTCATCCGGGATGCGCGGGCTGCCGGATGAGCACGGACCGTCCGACGAGCACGGACCGTCGGGCGAGCACGGATCGTCCGGCGAGCACGGACCCTCGGGCGAGCGCGGGCCGTCCGGCGAGCGGGGACTGCGGGGCGGGTCGGAACTGCACGGTGAGCACGGCCTGCAGGGCACCCCGGGCAGCGCAGGGTGCATCACGGGCCCGGCGCGCATCGTCCGGGGTCCGGAGGACTTCTCCCGGGTGCGCGCCGGGGACGTGCTCATCTGCCCCTGGACCGATCCGGCCTGGACCCCGCTGCTGCGCCTGGCCGCCGGTATCGTGACCGAGGTCGGCGGGGCGCTGTCGCACGCCGCCATCATCGCGCGGGAGCAGCGCATCCCCGCCGTCCTCGGGGTCACCGGCGCGACGTCGATGCTCCGCGACGGGCAGTCGATCACGATCGACGGCGCCACCGGAACCCTCGACCTCGATCCGGGAGGATCCGCACGATGA
- a CDS encoding DNA-binding protein, producing MPRKNDDASHQDDPAGAPPPIPGDHPQARREQAAREPLLRLGGEDLPAPPWRPDRAAASAVDLAHLALWRSQEAAPEDLLSALALMPSARAEVDGLESGLLFTARAAGLTWAQIAAAMGFNSPQACQQHFTRLAARRETG from the coding sequence ATGCCCCGCAAGAACGACGACGCTTCGCACCAGGATGATCCGGCCGGCGCACCGCCCCCGATTCCCGGCGACCATCCCCAGGCGCGCCGAGAGCAGGCGGCGCGCGAGCCCCTGCTGCGACTCGGCGGGGAGGACCTGCCCGCTCCCCCGTGGCGCCCAGATCGTGCGGCGGCCTCGGCGGTGGATCTCGCCCACCTCGCGCTGTGGAGGTCGCAGGAGGCCGCCCCGGAGGACCTGCTCAGCGCGCTGGCGCTGATGCCGTCGGCCCGTGCGGAGGTGGATGGGCTGGAGTCCGGCCTGCTGTTCACGGCGCGCGCCGCCGGTCTCACCTGGGCTCAGATCGCCGCCGCCATGGGGTTCAACTCGCCGCAGGCCTGCCAGCAGCACTTCACGCGCCTGGCCGCCCGCCGGGAGACCGGATGA
- a CDS encoding transcriptional regulator, which yields MSAASCPELLVLHGVRLRGFADTLEVAERFGLDPFRTADRLSGYEQRGAVSFARFADLGGWSLTAAGRTENERLLTVELETVGGRQVLQEVHHEFLPWNARLVEACTAWQLRPTDQDPFAQNDHVDAAWDERILDELTSIERALGPIAARLGGLLERFEGYDVRFSTALERAREGQPSWVDGSAVESCHRVWFELHEDLVATLGIDRSAG from the coding sequence ATGAGCGCCGCCTCCTGCCCCGAGCTGCTCGTGCTGCACGGTGTGCGCCTGCGCGGTTTCGCGGACACGCTCGAGGTGGCGGAGCGTTTCGGCCTGGATCCGTTCCGGACGGCGGATCGTCTCAGCGGCTACGAGCAGCGGGGGGCGGTCAGCTTCGCGCGGTTCGCCGACCTCGGAGGATGGTCGCTGACGGCGGCGGGACGCACGGAGAACGAACGGCTGCTCACCGTCGAGCTCGAGACCGTCGGCGGCAGGCAGGTGCTCCAGGAGGTGCACCACGAGTTCCTGCCGTGGAATGCGCGCCTGGTGGAGGCGTGCACCGCGTGGCAGCTGCGGCCGACCGACCAGGACCCGTTCGCGCAGAACGACCATGTAGATGCGGCATGGGACGAGCGGATCCTGGACGAGCTGACGAGCATCGAACGCGCCCTGGGTCCGATCGCGGCCCGGCTGGGCGGCCTCCTCGAGCGCTTCGAGGGATACGACGTGAGGTTCTCGACGGCCCTGGAGCGGGCGCGGGAGGGTCAGCCGAGCTGGGTCGACGGCAGCGCGGTGGAATCCTGCCATCGGGTGTGGTTCGAGCTGCACGAGGACCTGGTGGCGACGCTCGGCATCGACCGATCCGCCGGCTGA
- a CDS encoding DNA polymerase III subunit gamma and tau, which yields MAIALYRRYRPESFAEVIGQDHVTTPLRRALRAGRVGHAYLFSGPRGCGKTTSARILARCLNCEQGPTDVPCGQCDSCRDLARGGSGSLDVVEIDAASHGGVDDARELRERASFAPVRDRYKVFIIDEAHMVTSAGFNALLKLVEEPPEHVKFVFATTEPDKVIGTIRSRTHHYPFRLIPPQVLAPYLDEVCAAEGVDVGEGVMPLVVRAGGGSARDSMSVLDQLMAGAGEDGLDFQTAIALLGFTDTALLDSAITAIAERDAASLYGAVEHVLATGHEPRRFVEDLLERMRDLIVLAAVPDRGADLLPQVPADELERMRGQATMFAPADLSQCGDLVHETLSTMSGATSPRLHLELLAARLVLRDERAALAAPTDGGGSRPAPAQGGREGAAAPTGRGGPAQGAPPSAPGGAGGREEARRIAQEKAESSRQARSGRAPDAGEAPQDPAPVPAAGAAGAGIAAGAAAGQQADAAAPEASPPQQPSHPQAPQPQAPQPQEPQAQAPQPQAPQAQAPQPQEPQAQAPQEAPGTAGPSGGAGGLDPDEVRSHWSAILDELSQIRRPSWALISQNGHVHGAHGSTLVIGFRTEGLLSAFHRGTGAENLADAVRRIMHTDITVEAVVGEDPGPGGGGGSGGSGPSGPGHPQDTGSPGVGQQGGGPQSADQRSPGQQGAGQQGAGQQGAGPQGGGPPDGGPSAGPSTADRRTGGPQGDDSQSPGEEPAPAAPATTPAPWGDAVSQMAPSSQPPATPQEEQPPSAGQRASERAMRAAARASQQNRGPADPGPDRVEDFPPEPDDPFPPDPRESFEPEPRSSEPSAAAPRPGSAQEAPQERRTGPAQHGPGGTGRWSDALAPDAGAPAAAPGRADRPASAGSATGAAPADAAPAAAPPATTGASTGEPPVVDDEGRDALPPEEPRTYGQAALKRAIAEGRVVRSRPAQNTTAQAATGATGGAVVASAPEPSGLGSAVSAASPGMAPSPSPAAPTASAAPGAAASPAPTAPSAAPAATEDSGSSWGAATAAARQDPAEEPGAHPAPASAFSGSGNVAESASARAAASWGTAAVASAPAPEDTSAPTAETVSTTAPARSGAALVREAAQASRTAGLRSRSAQSAADQEAPEADHTGGATRDDDDAVVAQRNGREIIEAVLGGKVLEVIDETERY from the coding sequence GTGGCCATCGCTCTGTACCGTCGTTACCGTCCCGAGTCCTTCGCCGAGGTGATCGGCCAGGACCATGTCACCACGCCGCTGCGGCGTGCGCTGCGCGCGGGACGGGTCGGCCACGCATATCTGTTCTCGGGCCCGCGCGGCTGCGGCAAGACCACCTCGGCCAGGATCCTCGCGCGCTGTCTGAACTGCGAGCAGGGGCCGACGGATGTCCCGTGCGGTCAGTGCGATTCCTGCCGTGACCTGGCGCGCGGCGGATCCGGCAGCCTCGATGTGGTCGAGATCGACGCGGCCAGCCACGGCGGTGTGGACGACGCCCGCGAGCTGCGCGAGCGCGCCTCCTTCGCGCCGGTGCGGGACCGCTACAAGGTGTTCATCATCGACGAGGCCCACATGGTCACCTCGGCTGGCTTCAATGCGCTGCTCAAGCTCGTCGAAGAGCCGCCGGAGCACGTGAAGTTCGTCTTCGCGACCACCGAGCCGGACAAGGTCATCGGCACCATCCGCTCGCGCACCCACCACTACCCCTTCCGGCTGATCCCGCCGCAGGTGCTCGCCCCCTACCTCGACGAGGTCTGCGCGGCCGAGGGCGTGGACGTCGGAGAGGGCGTGATGCCGCTGGTGGTGCGTGCCGGCGGCGGATCGGCCCGTGACTCCATGTCGGTGCTGGACCAGCTCATGGCCGGAGCGGGGGAGGACGGCCTGGATTTCCAGACCGCCATCGCCCTGCTCGGTTTCACCGACACCGCGCTGCTGGACAGCGCCATCACCGCCATCGCCGAGCGGGATGCCGCCTCTCTGTACGGGGCGGTCGAGCACGTGCTGGCCACCGGGCACGAGCCGCGCCGCTTCGTCGAGGACCTGCTGGAGCGGATGCGGGACCTGATCGTGCTGGCCGCCGTGCCGGACCGCGGTGCGGATCTGCTGCCGCAGGTCCCGGCCGACGAGCTCGAGCGCATGCGCGGCCAGGCGACGATGTTCGCCCCCGCTGATCTCTCGCAGTGCGGCGACCTGGTCCACGAGACGCTGTCGACGATGAGCGGGGCGACCTCGCCGCGCCTGCATCTCGAGCTGCTCGCCGCTCGGCTGGTGCTGCGCGATGAGCGGGCCGCTCTCGCCGCCCCGACCGACGGCGGCGGTTCTCGACCGGCTCCCGCCCAGGGCGGACGCGAGGGCGCTGCGGCGCCGACGGGCCGTGGTGGCCCGGCCCAGGGTGCTCCTCCGTCGGCGCCCGGCGGTGCCGGCGGGCGCGAGGAGGCCCGCCGCATCGCGCAGGAGAAGGCCGAGTCGTCCCGCCAGGCACGCTCCGGTCGCGCGCCGGACGCGGGCGAGGCCCCGCAGGACCCGGCACCGGTGCCGGCGGCGGGTGCCGCCGGTGCGGGCATCGCCGCCGGTGCCGCTGCTGGTCAGCAGGCCGATGCTGCTGCTCCGGAGGCGTCCCCGCCGCAGCAGCCATCGCACCCCCAAGCGCCCCAGCCTCAGGCGCCGCAGCCCCAGGAACCGCAGGCTCAGGCGCCGCAGCCCCAGGCGCCGCAGGCTCAGGCGCCGCAGCCCCAGGAACCGCAGGCTCAGGCACCGCAGGAGGCTCCCGGCACAGCCGGGCCCAGCGGCGGAGCCGGCGGGTTGGATCCCGACGAGGTGCGCTCGCACTGGTCCGCGATCCTCGACGAGCTCTCCCAGATCCGTCGGCCCAGCTGGGCGCTGATCTCCCAGAACGGCCACGTCCATGGCGCGCACGGCTCGACCCTGGTGATCGGGTTCCGCACCGAGGGTCTGCTGTCCGCCTTCCACCGCGGCACGGGTGCGGAGAACCTCGCCGACGCGGTGCGCCGCATCATGCACACGGACATCACCGTCGAGGCCGTCGTGGGGGAGGACCCCGGGCCGGGCGGTGGCGGCGGCAGCGGAGGATCCGGCCCGAGCGGCCCCGGACATCCTCAGGACACTGGCTCGCCCGGCGTCGGCCAGCAGGGCGGTGGGCCGCAGAGTGCTGATCAGCGGAGCCCCGGTCAGCAGGGCGCCGGCCAACAGGGCGCTGGCCAGCAGGGTGCCGGCCCGCAGGGCGGCGGCCCACCGGACGGCGGCCCCTCGGCCGGCCCGTCGACTGCCGACCGTCGCACCGGCGGACCGCAGGGCGACGACTCGCAGAGCCCGGGGGAAGAGCCCGCACCGGCCGCCCCGGCCACGACGCCGGCACCCTGGGGCGATGCCGTCTCCCAGATGGCGCCGTCCTCGCAGCCCCCGGCAACGCCACAGGAGGAGCAGCCGCCCTCCGCGGGGCAGCGCGCCTCGGAGCGCGCGATGCGCGCCGCCGCCCGCGCGTCCCAGCAGAATCGTGGTCCTGCGGACCCCGGCCCGGACCGGGTCGAGGACTTCCCGCCGGAACCGGATGATCCCTTCCCGCCCGATCCCCGGGAATCCTTCGAGCCCGAGCCCCGCAGCAGCGAGCCCTCCGCGGCGGCTCCGCGTCCGGGCAGCGCCCAGGAGGCACCGCAGGAGCGCAGGACGGGCCCGGCGCAGCACGGCCCCGGCGGCACCGGGCGCTGGTCCGATGCGCTCGCGCCGGATGCCGGAGCGCCCGCCGCGGCTCCGGGCCGGGCCGATCGACCGGCATCGGCAGGGTCCGCCACCGGCGCAGCCCCCGCCGACGCCGCGCCGGCGGCCGCCCCGCCCGCCACCACCGGCGCTTCGACCGGGGAACCACCCGTCGTCGACGACGAGGGACGCGACGCCCTGCCGCCGGAGGAGCCGCGCACCTACGGGCAGGCGGCGCTGAAGCGAGCGATCGCCGAGGGTCGAGTGGTCCGCTCCCGTCCCGCACAGAACACCACCGCCCAGGCGGCGACCGGTGCGACCGGTGGCGCCGTCGTCGCCTCGGCCCCGGAACCCTCCGGGCTGGGGTCTGCCGTCTCCGCCGCCTCCCCGGGAATGGCCCCCTCGCCGTCCCCGGCAGCACCCACCGCGTCGGCGGCGCCTGGTGCTGCTGCCTCCCCGGCTCCGACGGCGCCGTCGGCCGCTCCCGCGGCGACCGAGGATTCCGGGTCCTCCTGGGGCGCCGCCACCGCCGCTGCTCGGCAGGATCCCGCCGAGGAGCCCGGTGCCCACCCGGCACCCGCCTCGGCGTTCTCGGGGTCCGGGAACGTCGCAGAGTCCGCCAGCGCCCGGGCGGCGGCCTCCTGGGGAACGGCCGCGGTCGCCTCGGCACCGGCCCCGGAGGACACCTCGGCGCCCACCGCGGAGACCGTCTCGACCACCGCTCCGGCACGCAGCGGAGCAGCCCTCGTGCGAGAGGCGGCGCAGGCCTCGCGCACCGCCGGTCTGCGCTCGCGCAGCGCCCAGAGCGCGGCGGATCAGGAGGCGCCGGAGGCGGACCACACCGGCGGCGCGACCCGCGATGACGACGACGCCGTGGTCGCACAGCGCAACGGTCGCGAGATCATCGAGGCGGTGCTCGGCGGCAAGGTCCTCGAAGTCATCGACGAGACCGAGAGGTACTGA